A region from the Oceanidesulfovibrio marinus genome encodes:
- a CDS encoding HEPN domain-containing protein produces the protein MLDNNSDAVQGRMARARETFEDARVLALAFRWDGCVSRLCDACTFAMDAVLLHRGLRNPKGLPIGGQQAWHLLEKAMIPPVLASSYADLVDRCRDMELHTEKHYDRDDTLDLYAFAEEFIDYIDGVVVG, from the coding sequence AACAATTCCGATGCCGTTCAAGGCCGAATGGCTCGCGCCCGCGAGACCTTTGAAGACGCCCGTGTCCTTGCCCTGGCGTTCCGCTGGGACGGTTGCGTCAGCAGGCTGTGCGACGCCTGCACTTTTGCCATGGATGCGGTGCTTCTGCACCGCGGTTTGCGCAACCCCAAGGGCCTGCCCATCGGCGGCCAGCAGGCGTGGCATCTGCTGGAAAAGGCGATGATACCGCCGGTGCTGGCCTCCAGCTACGCCGACCTGGTGGACCGCTGCCGGGACATGGAGCTGCACACGGAAAAGCACTACGACCGCGACGACACCTTGGACCTGTACGCCTTTGCCGAAGAGTTCATCGACTACATCGATGGCGTGGTGGTGGGGTAG
- the thiE gene encoding thiamine phosphate synthase, whose product MNKKRDYSVYLVTDRPLCAGRDLLQIIEEAVAGGATIVQIREKDATAREFYELACAAKDLLDRLGIPLIINDRVDVALAVDADGVHVGQKDLPYAEVRKMVGPHKIVGLSVDTMEQALSVPDLEVVLGDGGFGPDYLGVGPIFPTNTKKDTSEEWGLENLASLRAQTHQRLVGIGGVNLSNARDVIRSGADGIAVVSAICAAESPKKATEELLAEVMLGRGLE is encoded by the coding sequence ATGAACAAGAAACGCGACTACTCCGTCTATCTGGTCACGGACCGGCCGTTGTGCGCCGGCCGTGACCTTCTGCAGATCATCGAGGAAGCCGTGGCCGGCGGCGCCACCATCGTGCAGATCCGCGAAAAGGACGCCACGGCCCGAGAGTTCTATGAGCTGGCCTGCGCGGCCAAGGACCTGCTCGACAGGCTCGGCATCCCCCTCATCATCAACGACCGCGTGGACGTGGCCCTGGCCGTGGACGCCGACGGCGTGCACGTGGGCCAGAAGGACCTGCCCTACGCCGAGGTGCGCAAGATGGTGGGACCGCACAAGATCGTGGGCCTGAGCGTGGACACCATGGAGCAGGCCCTGTCCGTGCCCGACCTGGAGGTGGTGCTCGGCGACGGGGGGTTCGGCCCGGATTACCTGGGCGTGGGTCCCATCTTTCCCACCAATACCAAAAAGGACACGTCCGAAGAATGGGGGCTGGAGAACCTGGCCAGTCTGCGCGCCCAGACCCACCAGCGGCTCGTGGGCATCGGCGGGGTGAATCTGTCCAATGCGCGCGACGTGATCCGCTCCGGCGCCGACGGCATCGCCGTTGTCAGCGCCATCTGCGCCGCCGAATCACCCAAAAAGGCGACAGAAGAGCTGCTTGCGGAAGTGATGCTGGGGCGTGGGCTGGAGTGA
- the thiM gene encoding hydroxyethylthiazole kinase yields MTISPKAAWQDVEAIRAQKPLVVNVTNYVVMNTTANALLAIGASPAMTNAVAEMDDIVGICQALVLNIGTPTPGNMEAMSVGLNAASRLGTPVVMDPVAVGATRLRREFVASLLKDRAPSIIRGNASEILAIAGSTAPSKGADTAHGVHEAAPAAEELARRHKCTVCVSGEIDLVTDGDATWVLTGGDSMMPRVTGLGCTASALCGAFAAVNPSPLAATVHAMAVMSAVGEIAAARSEGPGSLQMHFYDVLYTLTETELTERMRLEQQ; encoded by the coding sequence ATGACTATCTCTCCCAAGGCCGCATGGCAGGACGTCGAGGCCATCCGCGCGCAGAAACCGCTCGTCGTCAACGTGACCAACTACGTGGTGATGAACACCACGGCCAACGCCCTGCTCGCCATCGGCGCTTCCCCGGCCATGACCAACGCTGTGGCCGAGATGGACGACATCGTGGGCATCTGCCAGGCCCTGGTGTTGAACATCGGCACCCCCACGCCGGGTAACATGGAGGCCATGTCCGTAGGCCTCAACGCCGCGAGCAGGCTCGGCACCCCCGTGGTGATGGACCCCGTGGCCGTGGGCGCCACGCGCCTGCGCCGCGAGTTCGTCGCCTCGCTGCTCAAGGACCGCGCCCCCAGCATCATCCGCGGCAACGCCAGCGAGATATTGGCCATCGCCGGCTCGACCGCGCCCTCCAAGGGTGCGGACACGGCCCACGGCGTGCACGAAGCGGCACCCGCGGCAGAAGAGCTGGCCCGCCGCCACAAATGCACCGTCTGCGTCAGCGGCGAGATCGACCTCGTCACCGACGGCGACGCCACCTGGGTGCTCACCGGCGGCGACTCCATGATGCCCCGGGTCACCGGCCTGGGCTGCACGGCCAGCGCCCTGTGCGGGGCATTCGCAGCGGTCAACCCGAGCCCCCTGGCCGCCACTGTCCACGCCATGGCCGTGATGTCCGCGGTGGGCGAGATAGCGGCCGCGCGCTCCGAGGGGCCCGGCTCCTTGCAGATGCATTTCTACGACGTGCTCTACACGCTCACGGAAACCGAGCTCACCGAGCGCATGCGCCTGGAGCAGCAATGA